The Antarcticibacterium sp. 1MA-6-2 genome has a window encoding:
- a CDS encoding RagB/SusD family nutrient uptake outer membrane protein, whose product MYEQASQAALDVINNHPYGLWEDFSDNFRIPNRGGKESIFSVGFGTGGGAISFWEVGQFNVRLLPSRLSSEAGITNAQGWQYATNDLYETFADTDERKEATFLTQFVANDGSNVILDRVWIDKYWDRTAEPNGGDSNQDFPVIRYADVLLVYAEAQARLGNFGVANDYLNMVRERAGLGEISATNMEDFIDLILEERGREFVAEGQRWFDLTRLGRLEEAVMEAKGVSVSSHHYLFPIPQRERDVNPNLPQNDGY is encoded by the coding sequence ATGTACGAGCAGGCTTCACAAGCTGCTTTAGATGTTATAAACAATCATCCTTATGGACTTTGGGAAGATTTTTCAGATAATTTCAGAATTCCTAACAGAGGAGGAAAGGAAAGTATTTTTTCAGTTGGATTTGGTACAGGAGGTGGAGCTATATCCTTCTGGGAAGTGGGTCAGTTCAATGTGAGGCTGTTACCTTCCCGCCTGAGTTCTGAAGCCGGAATCACTAATGCTCAGGGTTGGCAATATGCTACCAATGATCTATACGAGACTTTTGCTGATACTGATGAACGCAAAGAAGCTACCTTTCTTACACAGTTCGTGGCCAATGACGGTAGCAATGTAATTTTAGACCGGGTTTGGATTGATAAATACTGGGATAGGACTGCAGAACCTAATGGTGGTGATTCCAACCAGGATTTCCCGGTAATTAGATATGCCGATGTGTTATTGGTTTATGCAGAAGCGCAAGCAAGATTGGGCAATTTTGGAGTAGCAAATGACTACCTTAATATGGTTCGGGAACGGGCAGGACTTGGAGAAATTTCAGCTACTAATATGGAAGATTTTATTGATTTAATTCTTGAAGAAAGAGGAAGAGAGTTTGTGGCCGAAGGACAACGTTGGTTTGACCTTACACGTCTTGGACGTCTTGAAGAAGCGGTTATGGAAGCTAAAGGAGTATCAGTATCCAGCCATCATTATCTTTTTCCAATCCCTCAGCGGGAGCGTGATGTAAATCCTAACCTTCCACAAAATGATGGTTATTAA